The Undibacterium cyanobacteriorum genomic sequence GTAGACACCTTTCAGGCCGCGCTCGGCACGATACGCTTGCTTCAAGGCATTCGGTGCAAACCACAAGCTGCCAATCCAATCGGTGAACTTTTGACGTGCCTCACCTTCTTTGATATCAAAAGCCGCAATCGCTTTCGGCTGAATGATGCGTTGCGAATAAGCCTCTGTTGCGATTAAGGGCGCGGCACAGAATGGACAACGATCGGAAACAATATTCGCCGCAAATTGCGACTGTGCCCCGCAAGCCTTACATTTGACGGTTTGCGCGGCGAGGCTAGGTTCATTACCTGCTTTCTCAGCGAGGTAGGCATCATAATCGAGTTCTTCAACCGCAACGGCAGTCGCTTCATGATCAACTTCGATCGCGTTTTGATGACCGCAATAAGGACACTTCAAAGCCGCTTGGCCGGGCGCGAATTCGAGTTTCGCACCGCACTGACTACATGGAAAAGTTTTTGTACTCACAGTTTTCTCTGCACAAAGGGAAGGAGAAAAAAGAAAACGGCGCCGCGGATATTCCGAGGCGCCTCTAGTCCTTTCGGCGATTAAGTCTGTGGTGGCAATGGTGGAGGCACTGCGGCAAACAAGCCCGCTAAATCAGCTTGCTCGCCAGCTTTGGCCCAGCCTGACATGCCTTGTTTCCACACCAAAGTATCGCGCTGCAAAGTACCACCGGCGACTTGCGCTTGCAAACCCGCCATATCGAAGGGCCCAGTTTGCGCACCTTGATGGGCGACGAAATAGGCCAAGGCTGTTGGTAGTGGCGGCGGCATAGCACCACCCGATTGGGTTGCGGTGGGCGCTTGATTTTGAAACAGATTACCCATGCTCTGCGTCAGCATACCACCCACACCAACGCCCATCATACTACCCGCCATGCCCGGATTATTCGCCGCATCACGCAAAGCTTGTGCGCCTTGGTATTGCGCAAATTGATTCATATTGCCAATCACGCGCATCGCACCTTGTTGATCGATTGCACGTTCGACTTCTTCTGGCAAGCCGATGTCTTGCACTTGCACTTCACACAGTTCCAAACCGTATTTAGTGAAGTCGGCCGCGATGCGCTCACAGATGCGCTCACCAACCAAAGTGACTTTGCCTTCGAGATCGATAACAGGCACGCCAATTTCTGGCATCACTTCTTTAATGCGCAAACCGATTTTGCCGCGTAGATTTTCTTCGATATCTTCGGTGGTGAAATCCGCTTTAGTGCCGACCAATTCGATCAACATGGTCTTGGCATCTTGAATCCGCAAAGTATAGATACCAAAGGCTGTCACACGTACCACGCCGAACTCAGGATCGCGCATGGTCGCTGGACCAGCGGTACCCCATTTCAAGTTAGTGAACCGCGTAGTATTGAAAAAATACACTTCGGCTTTGAATGGACTATCAAAACCGTATTTCCATCCTTTGAGCGTACTGAGAATAGGCATGTTCTGCGTATTGAGCTCGTACATGCCGGGCTGGAAC encodes the following:
- a CDS encoding SPFH domain-containing protein, producing MGIWDKLKHEFIDIIEWTDDSPNIMVHRFERYQNEIKMGAKLTVREGQVAVVVNEGQLGKGQIADVFQPGMYELNTQNMPILSTLKGWKYGFDSPFKAEVYFFNTTRFTNLKWGTAGPATMRDPEFGVVRVTAFGIYTLRIQDAKTMLIELVGTKADFTTEDIEENLRGKIGLRIKEVMPEIGVPVIDLEGKVTLVGERICERIAADFTKYGLELCEVQVQDIGLPEEVERAIDQQGAMRVIGNMNQFAQYQGAQALRDAANNPGMAGSMMGVGVGGMLTQSMGNLFQNQAPTATQSGGAMPPPLPTALAYFVAHQGAQTGPFDMAGLQAQVAGGTLQRDTLVWKQGMSGWAKAGEQADLAGLFAAVPPPLPPQT